The nucleotide window TTTTGATGTAATCAGCATTAATTGAATTAATTGGGACATCTTTGCTAACTTCTGAAAACTCGGCCCTAAAATAGGGTCTTGAATTTAGTAGGTTACGCAATCTTAGTAATTCGTCGTGACTCCCCCACGAATGACTAATAAAAATATTTAGGTCTCTTGCCATAAATCCCCACAAATTAGTTATTTATTCGACCATGATAGTGGGGGCAATCCTTTGGTTTTCAAGGGTAAAAGTTAAAGAAAACATTAACAACAAAAAGGTTTCTCTACTTAATGCTGTAAAAACAATAAGTTATCTTATTGTCGTATTTTTTTCATCATTGGACCTCAAACCTCGGAAAGAAGAGGCGAGTTGGTAGCTTGGAAGAAGATAAACCATGGGAAATTATAAATATAAGCAGAAGTAAAGCAAGAGGTATAAGCCCTTGCCTTATGTTAATTAGCAGTCTTTGATGGCTGATATAATTGATGGTGTATACCATCCAACAATAATTTTCGCATTGTCTGTGACAACTTGAGGCGTTCGTTGTGAACCATGCGGTTTAATCCCAATAACTGGTATGTTATTAGCAACTGCTGTTTCAATTTCCCATTTCATCCAATCACTATGTGCTGTGTACATTCCTGCTACAACAATAAACACATCTGATGCGGATATTCTCGCCTTCAGTACTCGCTTGATGTATTTTTCATCTTCTGAGTTTATAGGCGCATCTACAGTTACTTCTTCATAAGATGCCACAAGCCCATCTTCCTTGTTTAATAAATTCTTTAGATTTATCAACGAATCATTGTAATCCCAACAATGGCTAATAAAAATGCTGTATGTTTTACTCACTTCATCAATCCTTCTTTATTTTGTTTTCTTCAAATGTATTAAAATCCCATGAGTTGTCGCAGAGTGATTTAAACTTACTACTGTATAAATCCTCTTTTTCTTTTAACTCTAGATATGATGCTGACTTTGCTGCTGTTGCGTAAACCCATTTTACATCACTTCGTTCATTGAAGTTAGTTGACTCTATGATCCCCTCAGTTATTTCAAGTACGGACTTGAACGTTTTTTCTGCAAGAATCTCATTAAATACGATGTCTTTATCATTTGCAGTTTCTGTATTCTTTAGCTGTTTAGACTTCTCAAAGTAGCAAAGCGCTAAATTTTCACCGTTATAGTAATCTTTTTTTATTGTATATCCACGGTTATAGAATGAAATTGCTTTGTTTAGGAACGTGATATCTTTAGTGTCCATCCATATGTATTTATTTATGGCACCCGCCATTCCTGTTGTTTCTGGGTCGTTACTGGTTTCAGGAGATAAGTCTGATAAAATAACCATTGCATCCATACAACTCATCACTCTGCTTTTTGATTCTATTTTTTCCTTGTATGTACAGAGTGTTAGTCTTTGAATTAAGTATTCATCTCTAGGTCTTATTTCTAGCGCTTTTTGATAGAGTTCCTTTGCATTTGAAAAATCCCCAAACTTCAACTTTTCTTCTGCGCTATTAAAAATATATCCCCATTCCTTTTCTGCTTCATCTGAATCCTTTACGATTTCTTTTATTTCTTGTGCCGTTAGTGTCGGAGTGTTTAAATCTGGCAGGTAAGTATAGACTGGGCTATCTATACGTGTTTCATTTAATGCCGACTCCATTAATGATTTCAGCTGCCCTTTTATTCTTCTCGCTTCGGAACAACCGATATCATCACCAAGATGTTCATACTGTAAGGTTGCAATGTGATTTAAGTCGAAGTGTAGCACTGCCGACTTTTCAGACATTATGATGGTCGTTCCTTTTTTTAGTGCGTGCCTTACGCCTAGTTCATATATAGCATTTGCGTTACTTGTTGATATATCTGCAACAACAATATCAGCAGAAAGTAGCAATTTATACATTTCCACATCAATAATCCCAGACTGCATTATTTCGTCAGCCCTGACACACTTGATGCCTAGTTCTTCTGCCGCTGGTTTTATTATCTCATTGTACGTGGCATCTAGGTTTAAGAGCTTACCTGACCGGAAATCAGTTTTTTTCCCGAAACCCATAACCACAAAGCACAACAAACTTAATTTTTTTTTACTCAATCACATCACCCTTTTATTTTTTCCATAGTGGTTTGAAGGCCAACGGTATGAAAACGTTCGGTTTCTTACGCAAAAACGGCGTAGCAGGGTTAATTCAGGTAGTTACTGACACCTTTCTGCTAAAAAAGCCTTGGCGTAGGATCTTTTCCCTTTTCCAAGCGGCCTCCTAAATCCGCACAAATTAGTTATTTATTCGACCATGATAGTGGGGCAATCCTTTATTTTTCAAGGGGAAAAATTAAAAAACATTAACAACAGAAAGGTTTCTGCTTTTTTTAAATAAAAACAGCAGGTTATCTTCTTATCGTGGTTTTTTACATCATTGGACCTCAAACCCCTGACATAGCTGTCATTAAAGACTTCGAACGTCATCTTAATCACCGGTTTTTGAGAAAAGAAGGCACAGTTTGGTATGCCGATTTTGCCGCAAATCCTTTTCCTGAAGAACTCCCTACTGTTGGTGATTACATCGAAGGTGCAAAAAAGACGATTACCGTCAATGCCTACGAGCGAGATCCTGAAGCGCGTCGCGCATGTATCAGGCATTATGGCTTCGTGTGTCAGTGCTGTGGATTTGATTTTGAAAATACCTATGGCGAACTAGGAAAGAATTTTATTCACGTGCATCATATCCGCCCACTGAGAACGTTAGGTGAAGGATACTGCATAAATCCTGTCACTGATCTGGTCCCGTTGTGTCCGAACTGCCATGCCATGATTCATCGAGGCAATGAGGCGAGACCTTTGCCTGTGGATGACCTCCGTAAGATGCTCCGCAATTAGGAGATAAGGGAGACGCTGCCAAAATATTGCCGGCAGAATATAAGGAAAAGAGTAAACAATGACATTGACAGAAAAATCGGGCCATTTGGCATGGTGTGCACTGGTAGCACTTGCGCTGGCCAGGCAGGATAGTGGCGTTCTCTCTCCAGCACAGGAAAATATTTTTCTCACCCGCTGGTTGGCGACTGCACTAAAGCAACGGCGATTTTCGCGTGATGTCGCTCGCGACATCGAGTGGCTTCTGCAACAAGGGCGCCAACTGGGTGTAAGAGCAAAACTGTCCACTAAATTGAACTATCTTTGGCGTTCCTGTACAGGCGAGTTGTCTAATCAGAATGATCTGTTCCGGCTGACGTATGCCCTAGAAACGGCGAAGGATATGCATTGGAATTACCGCCTGTTGAGCGACCGAGAATGGTCCGGTCGATATGCCGTGCCTCTAAAGACGGAAGACAATTCGATCCATCTCTCGCATAGTAACCTCGATGTAGCATTTGATGATGATGGTTGGCAGGTTAACCCACTGATGGCGCGTCTAAGTGGTCGTGTGGCCGACCTTGAAGGACTGCTAAATCGTTGTGGTTGGCAGGCGGAAACCGTGAGTGATATTTCCCTGCCCCATCAGTATGTGTTGATGGTCAGGCAGGGAGAAAAGAGTGGTAAATTGAATAATTAATAGTCAAAATAATGTCATTACATGGAAACCTTCAGCGGTTCGTCGTCGTTAGTGGTGATAGACAACTTGAAAGTTGGACGTTTCTCTGATGTTGATACCGTTATTAAGCCAATTACGAAAATTTCGCGGGGGATTTTGTGACAAAAAAATATTATATAAATAATATGTTTTGGGGATACTTTATGGCTGCTTGTATTCTTTACGCCAGTTATGGAGATGATGAGCCTAAAATGATTGCACTAAGAATCTTTGGTTTGGCTAGTGCTATTCTATTTCCTTTCTCTCGGTTTCTAATAGAGAAAGCAGCGCTTAGATATACGAAAAAAGAATTTTGGGAAACAGGTTTTTTTAAGGATGGTGTGCCAAAAACATATTTAATGACTTTGTATTTTATTTTTATTTTTATGACATCAATTCCTATTTGTGTTCTTTCTGTTTTTTTTGAAATAAAAAAATTGACCGCTAAAATATAGCGGTCATACAATCAAATTAAAGCCCAATGAACTTATTTGCCTCGTCAACTATTGTCTCGTTAACTAACGCCCCAACCCCTGCCATAATCAAACCATAACCTAAAATACCTATAGGCCCACCCAATACAGCACTGAATGCTAAGGCGGTAACATGGGTTGCAGCTAGCCCTACTGCAATAGTTTCAGTTTTAACATAAAGAGATCTCCAATTATCAGTTTTCACTGCTTTGTATAATTCCGTAAACCAATCAGTTATATCGATAGCTGGGCCAACCCAACCTAGTCCTTTGCTGAACTTGGCTATATTTTTTGCGGCTTTTCCTACATCCATAGACTCCAAAGCCTTGGCGATAGCTTCGCGATCTTTCGCATTGATTTTTTTGTTAATGTTAGCCTTGTGTTTTTCATAAGATTTCAATGCATCTTCTACATTGCGGATCTTTTTACCTTTAGCTTGATCAGCTAATAACTTAGCGAGCTTCTCGGCTTTTTCTCCGTAAACCTTAAAAACCTCTTTATAGAAATCTGCAGTAAATTTAACAGCGTCCTTAACTGCTTCTTTTTCATTGTTAATGGCATCCCTAACCTGTTTTTCCGCGGTTCCTTTATTATATTTAAAACTTTTAAGCGGGCTCCAACGAGTATCATCACTAGGTTCATAATTAACATACGCGGTATCAATGAGCTTACCCGTACTATCAAAAGTCAATTTGTAAACATGACCTTGAACATGAGTAATATAAGAGTGCCATGCTGAGTTTTCTGATTTAACCTCAATAACGGTCCATTTTGGAGGGTTTAACTGCCAGCTAGCATCTCCAATAGGTGGGAATCCTCCCGTGTTAGGATATTTACCCGTGTTATATTCTGGGATGGCAACTGAGCCCCCGCCGTTACCATGACCAGAACCACCACCCCAGTTGATACCAGCTCCCCCTTGACCTACTTCCTGTCCACCGGTGATTGTAATATGTGGATGGTTGTCCCAATATCCACCACCAGAATCAGGTCCACCTTTTCCTGATGTTCCATTAATGCTGCCGCCGGAATCATGTGCCCCACTGTTGTGATCTTTACCGTCTCCACCGCTCATAGTCTTTTCCTCTTTGATTGAATTTAATTAAATAACTGTATATAAACACATTGGTATATATACAGTTATCGAGAATATTGTAAGCAGGTGGTATCGTCAATACAATTTGTGTGGTAATTTTATATACAGTGCAAAAGAGTAATAAAATAATTTAATATCAAGGAGTTAATTTGAAACGTAGCTTTTTTATTCTCGCAGGTGGCTTCCTAACTCTCATGTTAGTGCTTGGTGGCTGTACCTCTACGCTTTCGAGCCCGGAACGACATGCTAAACATTTTGTTTATGCGTCAAATAGTGACTCTGACCCTAACTTTCGTACTCGGATGCAGGAGAGTGTCAGGACGTCTGTTCCCTTCTTTGACCAGATTTACCAGTTAGGCCAGAAAGACAACGCGGCGGGCATCAATCACGAC belongs to Hafnia alvei and includes:
- a CDS encoding TIR domain-containing protein, whose amino-acid sequence is MSKTYSIFISHCWDYNDSLINLKNLLNKEDGLVASYEEVTVDAPINSEDEKYIKRVLKARISASDVFIVVAGMYTAHSDWMKWEIETAVANNIPVIGIKPHGSQRTPQVVTDNAKIIVGWYTPSIISAIKDC
- a CDS encoding TRAFs-binding domain-containing protein, with the translated sequence MGFGKKTDFRSGKLLNLDATYNEIIKPAAEELGIKCVRADEIMQSGIIDVEMYKLLLSADIVVADISTSNANAIYELGVRHALKKGTTIIMSEKSAVLHFDLNHIATLQYEHLGDDIGCSEARRIKGQLKSLMESALNETRIDSPVYTYLPDLNTPTLTAQEIKEIVKDSDEAEKEWGYIFNSAEEKLKFGDFSNAKELYQKALEIRPRDEYLIQRLTLCTYKEKIESKSRVMSCMDAMVILSDLSPETSNDPETTGMAGAINKYIWMDTKDITFLNKAISFYNRGYTIKKDYYNGENLALCYFEKSKQLKNTETANDKDIVFNEILAEKTFKSVLEITEGIIESTNFNERSDVKWVYATAAKSASYLELKEKEDLYSSKFKSLCDNSWDFNTFEENKIKKD
- a CDS encoding HNH endonuclease; the protein is MVFYIIGPQTPDIAVIKDFERHLNHRFLRKEGTVWYADFAANPFPEELPTVGDYIEGAKKTITVNAYERDPEARRACIRHYGFVCQCCGFDFENTYGELGKNFIHVHHIRPLRTLGEGYCINPVTDLVPLCPNCHAMIHRGNEARPLPVDDLRKMLRN
- a CDS encoding DUF2913 family protein, with product MTLTEKSGHLAWCALVALALARQDSGVLSPAQENIFLTRWLATALKQRRFSRDVARDIEWLLQQGRQLGVRAKLSTKLNYLWRSCTGELSNQNDLFRLTYALETAKDMHWNYRLLSDREWSGRYAVPLKTEDNSIHLSHSNLDVAFDDDGWQVNPLMARLSGRVADLEGLLNRCGWQAETVSDISLPHQYVLMVRQGEKSGKLNN
- a CDS encoding colicin E1 family microcin immunity protein, which gives rise to MTKKYYINNMFWGYFMAACILYASYGDDEPKMIALRIFGLASAILFPFSRFLIEKAALRYTKKEFWETGFFKDGVPKTYLMTLYFIFIFMTSIPICVLSVFFEIKKLTAKI
- a CDS encoding colicin-like pore-forming protein, translating into MSGGDGKDHNSGAHDSGGSINGTSGKGGPDSGGGYWDNHPHITITGGQEVGQGGAGINWGGGSGHGNGGGSVAIPEYNTGKYPNTGGFPPIGDASWQLNPPKWTVIEVKSENSAWHSYITHVQGHVYKLTFDSTGKLIDTAYVNYEPSDDTRWSPLKSFKYNKGTAEKQVRDAINNEKEAVKDAVKFTADFYKEVFKVYGEKAEKLAKLLADQAKGKKIRNVEDALKSYEKHKANINKKINAKDREAIAKALESMDVGKAAKNIAKFSKGLGWVGPAIDITDWFTELYKAVKTDNWRSLYVKTETIAVGLAATHVTALAFSAVLGGPIGILGYGLIMAGVGALVNETIVDEANKFIGL
- a CDS encoding Exc2 family lipoprotein, encoding MKRSFFILAGGFLTLMLVLGGCTSTLSSPERHAKHFVYASNSDSDPNFRTRMQESVRTSVPFFDQIYQLGQKDNAAGINHDQAKKRAEYFYGNEFLDGIQRKEDFAGKSYSQLQTQKWRMLMSQEAAGAYMDGYNGVK